The Manduca sexta isolate Smith_Timp_Sample1 unplaced genomic scaffold, JHU_Msex_v1.0 HiC_scaffold_583, whole genome shotgun sequence DNA segment TGACCCGAAAAGTCGGAGAAATTCTATAAACAGGAAACACTGGATTTGAAAACGTCGCGTTTTGTTGTTCTCTGTggaaacttgtttttttttatgttcgtcAGGAGGGCAGACTATAGACTTTCGatcatactgcctagtcttacgtacgTTTGGAAACTAGATTTTAATGTTAAGGATGTTATTTATAAGTCCTTAATTCTATagggataatattataatattttactgattgctTACAGTAGTGCCTAACAGTTAAAAGTACTAACTTTATGGCGCACATGCATTGCCCATATTCCAATAAGCCAATAACCTACCATAAAGACTACCTTCTGctcagaataagaacaagcaCAGAAGGTTCTGAGACCTTCTGTACCTGCCGGTGACAGGTGAAACAgagatagaatatttttaagcttGAGGCCTTAAGCACCTGTATGgaccaaaattatttataataattatttgttgattCTACATTATACTCTGAAGAAAAGGAAACTTGAGgaaaaattactttgaaaaaATAGATAACTTGAGGTAAAGTCGCAAGTGTTCTGTTCCATGAATGATGAATACAATTGAATGACGAATCCACCATTGCACCgctgattatatttattaagataacCTCATCTGGTGtaaatttatttcagaaaaatctAATTCAACGATTTTTACACTTACAGCTCATGCAGTTgaaaattaacgaaaaatgAAGACAACAATAACTTTTGTTTTACTATTCTTCTGCTTGAATGTTCATAGTCAAGGTCTGCAGGGCATTAGCGATGATGATCTATTAGAATTAATAAGGGATAAAGAAAAACTAATTGTTTTGTTCAGTAAGTCATTCAGGAAAAGtctatttgaaattatttttaagcaaaATCGATAGGAGAGGAATTACCTTCCAACATCATCCTTATTAGattaaaaatcacaattattttggtgcTTGCATGTTTTTAGGTCacttgtatacatatatatatgtatacaagtAAGGTATTCTTAGGTGCTCGATatttcacaccgaatgcacgcccatgtacAGGGGGACATTGGCGCGGCTCTCGGAATACAGTTCAttgtgtatacctcatagttgtaactacacattaagTTCTATAAGGGCTCTCGGAATATTTCCTGACCTCCCTCAGCCCATACTAATAGGGTTTCTTTTCCTTCCCCAGATGTCCCTTTCCCAATTTTCTTCCAAGGCCCTGCAAGTGCTAGGCCAggggattctagtatcccattTGCAGGTTCCCCCAGAGTTGATAGCATGttctgattattaaaaaaaattaaatactaggTATTTATCTATTTAGAAAAGTATAGGATAAAATGAAATCATTTGTgtgtaaaacataaattacttgATTTATCTGCAATTTAAATGTaacttaattttactattttacagCAAAGTCAAATTGTGAAACATGCAAGTTGTTAGAAGAACACATAGAGAGTTTGCAAGAGGATTTTAAGAAAGAAATGAATGCAGTAGGGTGTGAAAGTGACTAACAGTCACATGGCAAGATTATATAATCCAGGAAAAGAACCAGCACTGGTTTTCTTTAGGCATGGTGTCCCTTTACTATACAATGGTAAGTGCAAGATCTaacaattgttatttttgttatattgttaaTGCATATATGTAATATCtcaaaaataattgcaaaaatgtatgtttttttactagaagaaataactttataaccCTTTATAAGGTCGATGGTAGGTACTTCTAATATCCCAGTTGCAAATACTATTAGCATCACTACAATAAATTCTTTGGTATAACtcatctctcagtagtagaggaggcccgtactcagcagtgggcaagtatataatacagcactgatattatttattattattataactcatCTCAGCATTGCAAGCCATGCCTGTCACAATATGACAATAGTTGCTTTCAAGATAGCCAGCATggctttattttttgcaaatctGTAAAGTATACACAACATCATTTGTCTAAATACCTTGCatctatgataataataaacaccATTTATGTGAACTccaaaaacacaattaaaaaaaaatgaaaaacattCAATCAAGTAAAATTTTTACAGGTGAAGCtgatgaaaatgaaatatatgGTTTCTTTGAAAAAAACCAATCACCTGCAGTCAAAGAGCTTAATGATAAGATTTTTGAGCATATTACTCAGGCTGCTACCGGTGCAACCACTGGAGACTGGTTTGTGATGTTGTAAGTATAATTAACTCTAAAACTGTCAAGTAGAGATTTTAGTACAGAATTCAGTGAGTATGATTATTGTCTATTTCCAGTTACGGCGCATCTTGTGTAGAGTGTCAAAGATTACATGCAGTTTGGGAGAGTGTGGGTGCCACTTTAAGGGGACGCATTAATGTTGCTCGAATTGACGGCAATTTAGCTGGTGTGAATACAGCTAAACGATTTCAAGTTACTTCATTGCCTGCCTTCCTCTTGTaagtaatttacttaattagttccataatttatttattaattacgaaATACTGTATATATGATTTTCTTCCAGTTTCCGTCTTGGTAAAGTTTATAAGTATGATATACCAAAGCGGGATGTGAAGTCTTTCGTTATATTCGCTGAAGAGTGGTACAAAAATACTAAAGGCACACCAGTTCCTTTACTTGCTTCACCTTTGTAAGTAAGAGCTATCAAATTtgtgtataaacattttactgTGAGCTTATAACACTTTTCTTTTCAGTGATGATGTTGTTGACTGGTCTGTAGAAATGATCAAATTCAGCATAGCATTCGGATTGGATCTACTGGCGAAATATCCTTGGATTTGGCAAATAGGTTTAGCTGGTTTTGGTTTGGTGGCAATTACTGCATTAATAGCACTGCTAAAGGCAGGAAGGTCTAAACCTGCCAAAAGTgttaagaaagaaaagaaaagtaaaTAGCCTATTGTTTGTATTACGTAACTTGTAATACGTATGAGTATTCACTTGGAATTTTGGATATGAATTTGTATCTGTTTTACATATCTTGGACTATGTGCATTGGTTAGGGAAAATATAGGTAATTCAATTATAAGACTTGAAAATGTATCTCTATTAGTAGGAAAACACAAAAATGACCAATCTTAAATCAGGAGTGAGATGTAATTGCATTTATTTGAGACTTCAATCTATGTAAGAATTAAGAGTATAATGCGTTTTTGTCTTTTCATAAactaacgattttttttattagaaaactgAATTTAGATATCCAATAATACATAAAGGTGCATAGAAGAATTACATTTGAATAGCTCCATGGATGGATTAGGGCAGTGCTtaagcttttaaaattttattactaatgcCTATGGCCTATTAaggaataattttacaattcattGTTTACATgcttttatattactaatattacaagGGTTATCAGCTCATTAACCTCGTAGAATAGCTTAAGTTCTGAACCAATTGCTTAAGGCGTAGCAGAAAACTAAGTTTTATTTTCGGGACATTGGTACTTACTACTACAACCTTTTTTACAACAAAACGAAAGCTAATATCCGTCCACCCTATAAATcaatcttaatttttaaatgatgtgatagtatatgtatattgtgtaggtaataaaaatattttttttattaaatatattttattaatgaaattgcACTTGTGTTTTCatgtttctattataaatagcaatttaaataaaaagtaaatgcattttattgtaACACTGAATAGTTGAATATCACaccacaaataattataataaagtatagttaatatattacagtaaaaccccagtaataataaataacagcgAAGTAGGTAAAACATTATTGTTGTCTTAGATCatagtatactttttatattaagtatgatGTAAAATAGATTCAACTGTCGGGCCGAATCTGATGCGTACCAGATCTACATGTCTTATAGGTCATTTCAACAAGGCTAAAACCttagattaatttaaatttattatacttatgacACATTTGAAGTTATTGTGTATATGTACCCTCACCACGGCAGAACTTCTATTTAactatataagtacttatataaataaaatttaatatgcagTTTGCATCTGAAAAGTAGGTACTTGGAAAGTTGTTGCAAAGTCAATAATGATGggtattatattgtttgtacTTTGTTCAAATTCCATTGtgtaattaagtacttattacgAAACTcagtaaaatggaaaaattaccTCGGTGGCATAGGTATAGTCAGCTACAAAATTAGCTGAACAATATCAAAATTTCTAATCTCtttcaaaatgttatttccaTACTTAGCAAtcgttttttttcttaaattgatattggggttttctgTACAATATAAGTCCCGAGGTAATTGTGGATGGTAAATACAAATACGCCCGCCCCttctataattataagaaaCCCAAACAAGCTGACGCAATGTGGATGTGGCAACACTATTACCTACACCTGAAAAAGggaggcgtgatgctatgtttGTATTAAACTTAAGTTTACATTTGTAAAGCCCATCTCTGTGGGAGACCTCCAATAAAAATTGCTTCATCCGACctcgaaatataatttaaaagtatttattgaaacaaaaacttaaattaagGCGTAGTTGAAATGACGGAAACTAGGTACTCTTAACATTAACATCTCCGGGATCtaatcttataataaataagcttGATTTATGTTTTCAGACCAAAATTGTAATCACAAAGCATGATAAAACACACAACACTAACAATAATATAGTGTACCTAAGTAGTATGACTAAAATAAGGATAGAATGGTTTTCCACCTTATTACGTCTTACACACTGCCAGTGTCCTACGTATCAAGTCTAAGTGCGAAGTTcagttataataagtatattcaGATAACTGAAGTTCACGCTTCCTATTCTTATTTTCATCCTCCAGCGCATTATTTTACCCAACATTTCCacaagtacaaaatattatgagcaATGAAGTCTATTCACAAACCATTTTCTAAAAtgttattctataatataagtacctactaatAGTTCCCTTTGGGATTTGTTATTACTGCTTGTCTGAAATTAGATTTTAGGACAACTCTCTTGTCTAACACGAACAAACGTGAAATGTAATCGCAAAAGTAATCATATCGCGAgtactaattataatgtaactagcttttgcccgcggctccacccgcgttataaagtttgtcgggctaaagttttccgttataaaagtcacgctatatattttcccgggagcctatgttcttcccagggtctcaaactgtctccataccaaattttatcctaatacgttgggtagtttttgagtttaacacgttcgggcagaccgatgcagcggggactttgttttatgatataattttgtagaacttttaagaggaacaatcccgtcatacattattgttgcataactttaaccgtttacgcagcgcacgcaacagaagctctcaaaactaataaattgtccccgtttttgcatcatgtttcattactgctccgctcctattggtcatagcctgacgatatataacctatagcactccaggaacaaagggctatccaacacaaaaatattttttcagttcgaaccggtagttcctgagattagccattactgctctgctcctattgggtatagcgtgatgatatatagcctatattactccacgaataaaaggctatccaacgcaaaaagaatttttcagtttgggccggtagttcctgagattaaccattactgctccgctcctatagggtatagcgtgatgatatatagcctatagcactccaccaacaaagggctatccaacgcaaaaagaatttttcagttcggaccggtagttcctgagattaggcattactgctccgctcctattgggtatagcgtgatgatatatagcctatagcactccacgaacatagggctatccaacgcaaaaagaatttttcagtttggaccggtagttcctgagattagcgcgttcaaacaaacaaacaaacaaacaaactcttcagctttatataatagtatagatgacgATTAACGATTGGTAATTGTGTGAATGAAATCGTATTACATTTAATCTAATTACTATTCATCCTAAGTATGAATATAACTACAACAGTAATCAATCTGCTCTATACTAGCAGATAGGTTAAATGTTCGTATGTCTGTAACTAGCCTGTGGATACCCTAGTGACTATAGTACAGAGGACGCTCTTTACGTgatgcaataaattaatttacattcatcTAACAGTCGCACATATAGTCCTGACTACGCTAATATATAATTCGTGAGT contains these protein-coding regions:
- the LOC115449241 gene encoding LOW QUALITY PROTEIN: thioredoxin domain-containing protein (The sequence of the model RefSeq protein was modified relative to this genomic sequence to represent the inferred CDS: deleted 1 base in 1 codon) is translated as MKTTITFVLLFFCLNVHSQGLQGISDDDLLELIRDKEKLIVLFTKSNCETCKLLEEHIESLQEDFKKEMNAVGVKVTNSHMARLYNPGKEPALVFFRHGVPLLYNGEADENEIYGFFEKNQSPAVKELNDKIFEHITQAATGATTGDWFVMFYGASCVECQRLHAVWESVGATLRGRINVARIDGNLAGVNTAKRFQVTSLPAFLFFRLGKVYKYDIPKRDVKSFVIFAEEWYKNTKGTPVPLLASPFDDVVDWSVEMIKFSIAFGLDLLAKYPWIWQIGLAGFGLVAITALIALLKAGRSKPAKSVKKEKKSK